From the Paenibacillus sp. R14(2021) genome, the window CTTGGCCAAATCAGGGGATTGCCGCCAGTCCCGCCCTTCGAATGTGAATCGGGATAGCTTCTGGCCTGCGCCGAAGCAGTCATAGACGGTACAGCCGCGGAAGCCGAGTGTTCTCAAGTCGGTATGCACACCGCAGCGAAAGTCGCTTTTCAAGTTCGGACAGGGTTGTCCGGCGGCCTTATCGATCGCGAAGTCCACCGAAGCCGCGAAAGGCAGGGCGACGCAGCATAAGCCGAAGCAATTCTCGCAATCAGCCTGCAGGCTGAGCCGGTCTATAGGTTCCAACATGTGGTGCGTTCTCCTTCCATGTATCCATGCTTTTATGGTAAATCCGAACGCGTTCGGCGTCAAAGGGTAATGCTAATAGAATATGGACGTGTAATCTCGCGCTGCAATTGTTCATTATCCGTTCATAATGCAAGGTTATCTTAGTGAACGAGGCGTCAGAGAATGAGGTGTTCGCGAAGGCGATGAAGATGTAAGGGTATCAGCGCTCTGAAACAAACTAGGAGAGAATGTAATTTGACAGTTACTATCAAATTGCATAAACTGTCATTATATAAGCTACATGCTGAGGAGGTTCTATTTTGGCACGAACGAACAACAAAGCACTTATTATTACAGGTCTTATTATCGGGATTATTTTCTCGGAGCTTGACGAGACAGTCGTCAGCACCGCCATGCCGACGATTATCCGCGATCTGAACGGATTGTCGTTGTACGGCTGGGTGGCCGGCATTTATATGCTGACCATGACGTCCTTCATGCCGATTCTGGGCAAATTAGCGGACCTGTACGGCCGCAAACGGATTTATATTCTCAGCATGAGCTTGTTCATTGCCGGTTCCGTCGTGAGCGGATTCGCCGATTCTATGCCGATATTGCTGCTGGGACGGGGCATACAGGGCATCGGAGCGGGCGGGCTGATGCCGCTTGCCATGGTTATTTTCGGCGATACATTCACCGTGGAGCAGCGCGCTAAAATGCAGGGAATTTTCGGCGCCATTATGTTTATTCCGCAGCTGCTTGGTCCGCTGATCGGGGGCTATTTTACGCAGCACATATCGTGGCACTGGATCTTCTGGGTGAACATTCCAGTCGGCATTCTGGCCGCAATCGTGCTGTCCGCCGGATTAACGGAATCCAAAGGCGATAAAGATGCGAGCATTGACTGGGGCGGCGCGTTTCTTCTGGTCGGTGCTATCGTAGCGCTGCTGCTGACGCCGGTACTGCACGAAACGGAAGGCTACGCTTGGTCGTCGCCGACGCTGATCGGCCTCTGGGTAACCGGCGCGCTGCTGATTGGTGCGTTCGTATGGGTAGAGTCCAAGGTGAAGGAACCGATTCTGCCGCTGCATCTCTTCAAGAACCGGACCTTCGTGGTGCTGTCTCTAATCGTATTCACGCTCGTCATCGGCGTTATGGGCTCATTCGCATCCTTCCCGTTCTTCGCTCAGAACGTGCTCGGTCTGTCGCCGATCGCATCCGGATATTTGACGCTGCCGCTCATGGTCGGGGCCATTCTCTCCAGTATTGTTTCCGGCCGCTTAATTACTAAACTTCCTTATCGGACGATCTTTATCGTATCGATGGCTTTCGCGGCGCTTGCATTCTTCCTGATGACCGGCCTTGACCGGAACACGAGTATTCTTGAGATTATCGGCTATTTCGTTATTCTGGGTCTTGGGTTTGGGGTGCTGTTCAACAACAATTTGATCGTACAGGAATCGGTCGACAAGGAGAACAGCGGCATCGCGCTGACATCGGTTACGTTGTTCCAATCGTTCGGAATGACGATTGGCGTCAGCATCTTCGGCAGCTTGCTCGCAGCTAACATTACGTCCGGCCTCGGCAAACTGGCTGGCGATCTGCCCGCGGACAGCGCCGAGACCCTTGGTCACGCTGCTCAAGGGGGCATTCCAACGGGGCTTGGAGCCGAACTGGTTGCCTCGATCAAGGATGTCTTCTCGAATGCGTTCCAGCATCTGTACTGGGTTTCCTTCACCTTCGCGCTGCTTGTCATCGTCATCTGCTTGTTCTTGAAGCGGGAAGTATTGTCGGTGACGACTAAGGAAGCGGCTGAAGGGCAAGCGCAGCATGGTCAGGAAATGAATTCAGAGCTTAGCAGTCAAGCGTAGGCTGCATGGAACAGCATGAGGAAGGAGTGCCGCGACTATGACCCCGGAGCATTCGGAACCGGCGAAGCTGGGACTTCGCGAGCGCAAGAAACAGAAGACACGCCAGACGCTGCAGCAGCAGGCGCTCCGGCTGTTTCGCGAGCAGGGCTACAACGCGACGACGATCGAGCAGATCGCGGAGGCGAGCGAGATTTCGCCGAGCACGTTCTTTCGTTATTTCGCAACGAAGGAAGCACTTGTACTCGAGGATGAGTATGACCCCATTCTTATTCGCGCGTATCAAGCGCAGCCGCCGGGCATGAGTCCGATCCAGGCGCTCGGCGCGGCCGTGCGGGAGAAGTTCGCCGAGATGACGCAGGCGGAGAAGGACGGACTTCGCGAGCGCAGGAATCTGATGTTCGGCGTCCCGGAGCTGCGCGCCGCTTCGCTCATTCAGATGAATGAGACGCTGCTGCTGATCGCGGAGTTGGCGGCCGAACGGCTGGACCGCTCGCGGGAGGACATCGAAGTGCTGACCTTCGCAGGTGCCGTGCTTGGCGCGATGATGGCCGTTCAGCTGCACTGCTTTAACCATCCGGAGGATGATTTTGTCCGGGTAATCGACGAGGCACTGTCTCATCTGGAAGCCGGACTGCCGCTTGCGCGAGGCGAACGGGAATAGGACGCCATTGGGAAATCGGCAGACGGTTAACGCAGCAGGCAGCAGGGACATCCGAAACGCAGGAAAGCCGGGACCTCATGGGAGGCAGCCCGGCTTTCCTGCGTCTTCGGGTCAACGGATCTCGAGCAGGGGTGAGTATCGCAGCTGGGTTTCGCGCTGCATGTCGGATTTCATGGCGATGCTAAGCTCGAATTCTCTTCCGCGGCCTGAGCGGTCAGCAGCTCCATGAAATAAGACCCGATGATGGAGAGCGAAGCGCCCCGCCGGGTAGCTACCCCGACGCGGCGCTTTGGGATGGCTTCTGCGGTGCGCAGCTCAAACAGCGCGCCTTCCTGGAGCAGCTGCAGGACGGAGGCGCGCGTCACGATGGCCGCGCCGTAGCCTTGCCGGGCAAATGCGATAAGCATATCGGAGCTGTTCAGCTCGATGGCGGCATCGATCTCGACCCCTTGGGCGGCGAACCACTGCTCGGCGAACTGCCGCGTGCTGCTTCCTTTCGACAGCAGCAGCAACGGAATCCCGGCCAAGTCCGCGGCCGTCAGCGGCTGTGCCGCCATATGCCGGTAACGCGGTCCGACGACGAAGCAGTCTTGGATCGCGGCAAGCGGGCGAACGGATAGCGCGGGGTCGTCGGCAGGCAGATGCACGATGCCGATATCGATGCGGTTGTCCTTGAGCCAAGCTTGGATTTGAGCGGTTTTCCCCTGAAAGAGCCGGATCTCGATGTCCGGGAACCCGGCGCGGAGCTTATCCAGCTGCGGGAGCAGCAAATGCTTGATCATCGGTCCGCTGGAGCCGATTCGCAGCTCACCGGCGGTTTGCTTGATCAGTGATTCGATTTTCCTTTCGCCTGCGTCCAGCAGGGAGAGCGATTTCTCCACGAATGCAAGCAAGGAAGCGCCCTCCGGGGTTAAAGCAACTCCTTTGGACAACCGGTCGAACAGCTTGACGCCCAGCGTCCCCTCCATTTGCTTGATCGCATAGCTGACGGACGGCTGCGTAATGTGCAACTCCTGCGCGGCCTTGGTTAAATTGCCGGCCTTGGCCGTATGAAGGAAAATGCGGTACCATTCGAGATTCATCATCGGCTTGATATTGAACACCTCTATGTCACGATTCGGATTTTATGATTTCATTTATTGCACTGTGCTTATTATAATCAATTCTAAAGGAAATCGAAAATCGAATTGGAGGTGCCTTCAGATGGCTGGAAGCTCGTTCGGAGACGTGTTCAAGCTCACCACGTTCGGGGAATCGCACGGCGAGGCGGTTGGCGTTATCGTGGACGGCGTTACGCCGGGGCTTGAGCTCGACGAAGCTTATATTCAAGTTCAAATGGACCGCCGCAAGCCCGGTCAATCCGCGGTGACTTCGCCCAGGAAGGAGTACGACCGCATTCATATTGTCTCGGGCATGTATGAAGGGCGGACGACGGGTACGCCGCTATGCATCCTGCTCTACAACCAGGATATGCGCCCAAGCGCATATGACGGGATGGAACGCACGTTCCGTCCGGGTCATGCCGATTATACGTATTTGAAGAAATACGGCAGCCGCGACCACCGGGGGAGCGGACGGGCTTCCGGCAGGGAGACGGCCGCCCGCGTGGCCGCGGGCGCGGTCGCGCGCAAGCTGCTGGAGGGCAGAGGTGTCCGTGTAACGGCCTACACGCGTTCAATCGGCGGGATTACATGCGAAGCTTATCTGCCGGAGGAGATCGAGAACAACAGCGTGCGGGCATGCGACCCCGATGCGGCCGTTCGGATGGCAGCACGCATTCAAGCGTTGGCTGCGCAGGGCGACAGCGTGGGCGGCATCGTGGAATGCCGAATTTCGGGTGCACAGGCGGGCCTCGGTGAGCCGGTGTTTGATAAGCTGGACGCGGACTTGGCCAAGGCGATGCTGTCGATCGGGGCTGTCAAAGGCATCGAGTTCGGCGCGGGCTTCGCGGCGGCCGACATGCTGGGCAGCGAGCATAATGATCCGATGAACGCGGAGGGCTTCCTCAGCAATCACGCGGGCGGGATACTGGGCGGCATCAGTACGGGAGCGGATATTGTATTCCGGGTGGCGGTCAAGCCGACTTCCTCGATTTCGGTACCCCAACAGACTGTGGATACGCAGGGAGAGGAGCGGACGATTCGTACGGAAGGCCGGCATGACCCCTGCATTTGTCCGAGAATCGTCCCCGTAATCGAGGCGATGGCTTGTTTGGTGCTGGAGGATCATTATAAGCGGCAGGCGGCCATGCATGACCAGTAGCACTGCATAGATAGCAGGGAAAGCGCCGGCTGCGTCCTTATTCCCGAACGAACGGCCTCTGTCCGCTTGACTAGCGGGCGAGGCCGTTTTTGAAAGAAGGCCGCGGTTCCACGTTACTATAAGTCTGGCGCTTACAATGCGACAACGAAGAAAGTAACATGGACGGTCGGCGCGAACTACAATCGTGAAACGCTGGCGCATGCCGTAATTGAAGACAAATTGCTTAACGGCCAGCAGCTCGATTCAGGCTCCGTGCATGTCTATGACATGACGGTTCAACCGAATGGAACGCCTGATCAAGGCACGGAAGTGCCGGCAACGGATTATACGGGCGACACGTTGAAAGTAAGTTTCAATGCTTCGATCAGCACGGGCTACATTCTTGTTTTCACGACAAGCTTGGACGATGACCTGATTGATGCCACTGTCAGCAACACCGCTCACTTGTTGGATGGAACAACGCCGGAATCGAAAGATTTGAGGTGTTCATCGATATCACGGTTGGAGACGTTCCGCTCGGAACGATCGATACGGGGTCGACGCTGCCAAAAACCGGGGAAGAGAGTCACCTGAATGTTAGACTGGCAGGATTGTTCGTCATTTTGCTTGGCGTGTTCTTGCTTAGAAAAAGACTGTTCCGCAGCAGCAAATAAATAGCAGTAAAAGGGCTGTCCAGTGATAGGCTCCCCATACGGTAGACAGGTGAAATACGAAAGCCTGGTTTCCGTGTGGGGAGCATTTTTTATATGTACAACAATCAGCGACATCGATGACGACATTTACTTTTACAATGGAGATAGCCGAACCGCATCGCATTTCCATAACCTTATTCGCGATGATATGATGGACGAAACGATAAAAAGAAGGTGCTGCCGCATGTGCAGAAACATCAAAACGCTGTTTAATTTCGATCCCCCTGCCACGGAGGATGAAATCCAGGCCGCTTCGCTGCAATTCGTACGGAAGCTCTCCGGGTTCACGCAGCCCTCTAAGGCCAATGAAGAGGCCTTCGACCTCGCGATTCAAGAGGTGACCGCAGCTGCGGAGAAGCTGCTCCGTAATCTCGTCACGAATAGCCCGCAGCGGAATCGACAAGTGGAGATCGAACGCGCCAGAATCCGCTCCGTTAAACGGTTCGGTCCACGCGAGAACTAGCAGGCGTTTACGATCAGGCGTCTCTGATCGGCGGCGGTTCGTTCAGTCCTTGCCGGCGCTGTGCGCCGACTTTATTATTTCAAGCGAGGTTTAAGGAATCATGACCAAACATAAGCTGCCGTATCTGCTCCTGCTTGCAGCAGCGGTTCTGTTCATCCTGTATGTCCTGTATGCCAACATCCTGCATGACCCCGAAGCATCGGGATTCCTCGGTCATAAGGATAATCCCGCGCATCCCGTCAACATGCCGGTTTGGCTGCCGGTCATGCGGGTGCATCTGGCGTTTGCCTGCCTTGCGCTGCTGTCCGGGGCAGTGAACTTCCCGGAGCGACTGCGGCGGAAGCGCCGGAAATTTCATAAGAGGAACGGATACCTGTACGTCATCTCCGTTCTTATTGTCTCTCTTACCTCCGGTTATATGGCACCGTATGCCACAGGAGGCAAGGCGGTTAGCATCGCGTTCAATATACTCAATATCATCTGGCCCGCCTTTACGCTGCTTGCGGTCATGCGCATTCGCAAGCAGCGCATCGTGCAGCATCGACAGTGGATGGCGCGGAGCTACGCGCTCTGCTTTACGAACATGCTGGTCCATCTGCTGACATATGTGCTGAATCAAGCCGTGGATATTTCCTATCCATTAAGCTATACGGCCGCCGTATACAGCGCGATTATTGTGCTGCTCGCAGCGGCGGAAATCGTCGTACGCGTGTTCTTTAAAGGGCCGGTCATTAGATAAAGACCGCGTAAGCATAGTGAAAAAGTAGAACTTGGAGCTGCATCAGCTGCACAGGAGCGGCATGTTGCGGCTCTTTGTGCTGTGAAGCTGACGAAATGTGCTTCAATTACCTCCAGCAAATCAGATTATAGGTAGAGGAGCGGCAAGTATAGCTGCCCCTGCAGATGGTTTGGGCGATATTGGTGCAGGGTAAAGAAAGAATGAACAGCGATTGTGTGCCGAATACATGTAAGGAGGCGTTTTCGATGAGTTTCTCCCATATTCTTGTTGCGTACGATGGCGGATTGCCGTCTGTCAGAGCGCTTGATCGGGCTGTAGAGATGGCGCAGCATTTCCCTTCCGCTCAATTAACAGTTGTCCACGTCTACAGCACCGCAGCCGTTGCGGTTGCGGACTCTATCGTGACCGTGCCTTCGTCTGTGCAGCGGCAGCAGATGCACGAGGCCCAGGAAATGCTGAAGGATGCCGAGGCCAAAATAGCACAGCTGCCTGCGGCGCGCGCCGTGCTGCTCGAAGGCAGTTCCGGCGAGTCTATCATTCGTTATGCGAATGAGCAAGGCATTGACTTGATCGTGATGGGCAGTCGAGGACTCGGGGGGATTCGCGAGTTCGTCATGGGAAGCATCAGCCACTATATGCTTCAGCATGCTGCGATGCCGCTGCTTATCGTGAAGTAAGCCTCGGTTCTACCCATTATCATGCGCTTCGTCAACCTGTAGGAGGAACGCGCCGTAGCGGCGCTCCGCCTGCGGGTTATTTGCGCATGAGGCTTATAAATTCGCTGGGCTCATCTTAAAACAATACTGGTAAAAATAGGGACAATATGATATTGTAACTTTGTAATTTATATTACAAATGTTGCAACAACGAGTGGAGAAGATAAACCAAATGCAGGCGAAAAACAAGAAAAGCATGGTGCTGTCCATCCGTCTGGATGAGACTGCCTTGCAGGCAGTTGACCTGCTAGTGGAGGCGGGGCTGGAATCAAACCGCTCCCGAGCGGTTTCTCACCTCCTAACGGTTGGGATCCAAGCATCGGAGGTGCTTCTGCTTAAAGCGAAGGCGCTTGCGGATGATGTGGCACAGCTTCGCAGCGAGATGATTGAAGCGGTTAGGTCCGGAAGCGTCGACAAGGTGTCCGAGCTGTTGAACGCGGACCCCTCGCTTGCGAATGCAAGCAGCGACAGCGGAGAGACGGCGGTACTGATGGCCGCCTACTACCGGTCAATGGAAATCAAGCAGCTGCTGCTTGACCACGGCGCGGAGCTAAGCGTCTACGAGGCTGCGGCGGTCGGCAATACGCAACGGGTCTCGGAATGGCTGGCGCAGTCGCCTGGTCTGCTCGGCAGCTGCAACAGTGACGGCTATACGCTGTTAGGGCTTGCCGCGCATTTCGGCAATGAGGAGACTGTTGAGTATCTGCTGGATCAAGGTGCGGAAGTGAATGCGAGGAGCCGCGACGGTAATCTGAACAACATGGCGATCCATGCGGCGATCGCGGGCAATTACGAGCCTATTGTTCGGCTGCTCATTGCGCGGGGCGCCGATGTCAACGCGGTGTGCGAGGGAAAGTGGCGGCTTGGGTTCAGCACGCTTCATGTGGCTGGCTATTTTGGGCGGAGTGCAATGATTCCCCTCCTCCTGAGCGCAGGTGCGGATCGCACGCTGCTGACGAAGGAAGGCCAGACTGCGGCGGAAGTGGCCGCGCTGCGGGACCATCCGGAAGCTGCGGCACTGCTGCGGTAACGAGAATATTTGACTACCCAAAGGGAGATGAAGCGGTTGGAGACGAAACCAGTGATCGCAGCAGAGCAAGTGAAGGAATTTGTCGGCAATGCGCATGGGGATCTCAATCGGGTAAGGGAGCTTCTGGATCAAGAACCGGGGCTGCTGAACGCGGCCTGGGATTGGGGCGGCGGCGACTGGGAAACGGCGCTTGGCGCCGCGGCGCATATGGGCAGACGGGATATTGCGCTGTTTCTGCTGGAGAGGGGAGCAAGGATCGATTTGTTCGCGGCGGCCATGCTTGGCAAGCTTGAGATCGTTAGGGCGCTGTTGGCGGACAACCCTGCGAGGAAGGATGCGTTAGGGCCGCATGGCATCCCGCTGCTCGTGCATGCGCAGGCAGGCGGAGAAGAGGCTTCGGAGGTCGTTAATTTTTTGCAGCAGCTTGGCTGAAGCCGATAGGCGGCGGCAGCTCTCCTCAATCCTTGACATGCTTGGCGCCCCGGCCGCATATATTGACTTGAATGCCAGGGGAATGGGGGATGGGGATGAACAATAACGTTAACTATGCCATTTCGATCGTACAGCATTTCATTCCGTATGGTGCGGAACTGGCTGTGCTGTCAAGGCATGCCAACATGCCGGCGGTCCTGTTCGCGGATATCGATTACGATTACAACGTTGAGCTTATCGCGCTCTATCGCTATCAAGGCGAGCAGAACCTCATCGTATTGAAGAATAGCAGCGGGCAATGGCATATGTTCGCGCATGCCGGCGGCAAAGGCGTGTATGTGGCCGATTTAGCAGCGGCTCCGGTTACGAGGGCTGGACAAAGCAGTATCATTATCGGCTGGCAGGATGACGACGGCAGGGTAGAATTGGATATTTTGCAGTGGTCGGGCGATGGCTTGGTGCGAATCGTCCCGGAAGGCATTCAGTACAGCTGGCTGGAGATCGAGGATATGCCGGGAACGGCTGGGCAGGACGGCCGGTGCGAGCTGGCGCTCTGGCTGGAGGATCAAGATAAGGCCTACGAAATCAACGCTTACCGCTGGGAAAGCTACAATTTGGTGCCGGCAGTTGACGTGTACCCGTATTATTTTGGCAAGGTGACGCAGTATTACGAGCAATTGGTTGCCGAGGAGCCGGAGGTGCCGATGTACCGGAGCGTGCTGGAGGAGGCGCGGCAGAAGGCGGCTTCCTCGGAGTAGATAGAAGGGTTTGACTCCGATTAGGCGATGAATGAAGCGATGGATTCGGGATGAGCAGGATCAAGTCAGCGTATGAATTTGAACCGGGGCGTCTCCGTCATGACAGAGACGCTCCGGTTTTTGGCATGGAGTTGTACGAGTAGCATAGCGATCCAAGAGACAGAGGTTTTTTCGTCGTGCAAACGATAAAACAGGGTTTTCCTCCCAAAATATGAACAGTTAATCAACCATTTATGGTACACTATAGAATCACCATTGTTAATATTTAGGGAGGATTTACACTTGAGAAAGAGGCTCAACTTTTTGCAAATTGCTCGATGTTTAGCGGCCGTTATGGTGGTTATGCATCATGCTGACCGAATCTTGCTGCAAAAGTATCAAATTAGCGCTCTTATTTTTCAGCCTTTTGATTATCCATTTGCGCGTGTGGATTTATTCTTTGTGTTAAGCGGTTTTATTATCTATTACATTCACAATCAAGATTTCAGTACACAGTCGAAGCTTTCTCCTTTCCTAATCAAACGTTTTGTACGTGTTATACCAGTGTATTGGCTTGCTACGCTGATTTACATCTTGCTTTCCATCGTTGCACATGAGCATTTTACGGCCTTAGAGTTTGTGAAATCGTTCCTTCTGCTTCCTGATGTTAAGCAGCCCATACTAGGTGTAGCTTGGACGCTTCGGTATGAAGTGTTTCTATATCTCGTATTCGGCCTGCTTATCCTTAATAAGCGGTGGTTTATGCCTTTGCTCGGCGTTTGGACAGCTGCGATGCTATATTTTTTGGCTGCTGGCATTACGTTCGCAGAGCAGCCTTACTTTGACTTGCTGTTCAATCCGCTTAATTTAGAATTCATTGCAGGGTGTGTTGCAGCCCATATTATATTGCGCTATATGATGAATTTGACGGTTGTTGGCTATGTTGGCCTGGGTCTCCTGTTGGTGTCGCTGATTATGCAGCAGCTGTGGACGATACCGTTGAATCATATTATTTTGTGGGGTGGACCGTTCTTTCTTATTATTCTTGGTTTTGCCAGCTACGAGCTTCGCAAGACTATCAAGGTTAATAAATGGCTGGTGGCTATAGGTGATGCGTCCTATTCGATTTTTCTCACGCATATCATTGTCATTCTGTGTTTTAGGAATGTTAGCGATAAGCTCCATCTGTATGTAAAAACAGGACATCCCATCTTCCTGGCAGTCTTTGTTTGCATAATTGCGGTTTGTGTAGGCTGCGCTTTTTATAAAGTGGTCGAGAAACCGGTACTTCATTGGCTTCGCAAGCATGTAGTGGACCGGACACTGCAATCGCAGAGCAAACGCAGAATAGCTGTTCCTTCGGAGAACCAGTCTGTGTAGATGATAATGAACAGCCAGGGCCGCGTTGATTGCTGGCCCTGGCTTTTTGACGTCTCAGCCGCAATGGTATAATAGGGACAGTCTGGTTATAAAAAGGAGTTGTGCAGCATTGGCACTTGAAATTGAACGGAAATTTCTGCTGCCGGAATACCCGGAGCAACTGATTCAGGATGGCGTGCTGGTCATTCTGTCCGAGCAGCGCATCGAGCAGACATACTTGGCGATCGATGAGCAGCAGGAGGTCCGCGTTCGGCGGATCGTGGATATAAACTCGGAAGACGTGCAGTTTACCCACACGTTCAAAGCCGGTAACGGCCTGGCGCGAGAGGAGATCGAATACGGCATTACGGCCAGTATTTATGAACAGCTGACGAATGCCCGCAAGCTCGTACCCTTGACGAAGAATCGCATAACGGCACAATGGGAAGGACTTACCGTCGAGATCGACTGCTATGACCAAATCCAGCTTACGGTGCTGGAGGTGGAATTCGATTCCGAGTCCGCAGCGCATGCGTTCGAGCCGCCAGCATGGTTCGGCAGGGATATTAGCGCGGAACGGCAGTACAGCAATAAGAAAGTCTGGCGGGATCTGCAGAGCCGCGGGGCAGGGCAGCCGTTATGAGCACACCTAGCAGCCATAGCCCCGTGAAGCAGCGTATTCTGGATGCGGCGGAGCTGTTCGCCCGCGCCGAGCTTGGCGGCGATGTCACCGGCCATGAATGGTGGCATATTCACAGGGTCGTGCGCATGGCACAGCAGTTGGCCGGACAGGAAGGCGCGGACACCTTTATCTGCTGCCTCGCGGCGCTGCTGCACGATGTCGCGGACGAGAAGCTGAATGACTCGAAGGAAAGCGGTCTGCGCAAGGTGAAGGACTGGCTGGAAGGCCAAGCGGTGAACGGGCCGGACGCCGAGCACGTGATGGAGATTATCGCCAATATGTCCTTCAACGGCGGCGCCAATCCGCCTATGCGGACGCTGGAAGGCCAGGTCGTGCAGGATGCGGACCGCCTCGATGCAATCGGCGCGATTGCAATTGCAAGGGCGTTTCTGTACGCCGGCTGGAAGGGTCATGCGATCTATGATCCGGAGCTGAAGCCCCGCGAAGCGATGACGCCCGAGGAATACCGCGGCGGCAAGACGACGGCGATCAACCATTTCTACGAGAAATTGCTGAAGCTGAAGGATCGCATCAACACGACATCCGGGAAGGCCATCGCCGAGGAGCGACACCGGTATATGGAAGCGTATGTGGAGCGGTTTTTGCAGGAATGGGACGGGCTTGACGCGCAGCAGCTATCTACCGATTCGGACAATTCGGCTGATTTGATTATATAGTGGATGCCGATGGGAAAAGCTAGAGGGAGCATCTTGCCCCGTGAACAAAGCGGAATTACAATGAGAAGAACATTGCCCGAATAAGCCATTTAACAAGGGATGATTACGACGAAACCAACCCTGACGGATGTCCAACATTATTTAAATTCGCTGCCCTTTCTCTCAGAGCTTCCGGAGGAGGAGGTACGCTTTGTCTATA encodes:
- a CDS encoding LPXTG cell wall anchor domain-containing protein — translated: MFIDITVGDVPLGTIDTGSTLPKTGEESHLNVRLAGLFVILLGVFLLRKRLFRSSK
- a CDS encoding ankyrin repeat domain-containing protein; the encoded protein is METKPVIAAEQVKEFVGNAHGDLNRVRELLDQEPGLLNAAWDWGGGDWETALGAAAHMGRRDIALFLLERGARIDLFAAAMLGKLEIVRALLADNPARKDALGPHGIPLLVHAQAGGEEASEVVNFLQQLG
- a CDS encoding MDR family MFS transporter; its protein translation is MARTNNKALIITGLIIGIIFSELDETVVSTAMPTIIRDLNGLSLYGWVAGIYMLTMTSFMPILGKLADLYGRKRIYILSMSLFIAGSVVSGFADSMPILLLGRGIQGIGAGGLMPLAMVIFGDTFTVEQRAKMQGIFGAIMFIPQLLGPLIGGYFTQHISWHWIFWVNIPVGILAAIVLSAGLTESKGDKDASIDWGGAFLLVGAIVALLLTPVLHETEGYAWSSPTLIGLWVTGALLIGAFVWVESKVKEPILPLHLFKNRTFVVLSLIVFTLVIGVMGSFASFPFFAQNVLGLSPIASGYLTLPLMVGAILSSIVSGRLITKLPYRTIFIVSMAFAALAFFLMTGLDRNTSILEIIGYFVILGLGFGVLFNNNLIVQESVDKENSGIALTSVTLFQSFGMTIGVSIFGSLLAANITSGLGKLAGDLPADSAETLGHAAQGGIPTGLGAELVASIKDVFSNAFQHLYWVSFTFALLVIVICLFLKREVLSVTTKEAAEGQAQHGQEMNSELSSQA
- a CDS encoding DUF2306 domain-containing protein, whose amino-acid sequence is MTKHKLPYLLLLAAAVLFILYVLYANILHDPEASGFLGHKDNPAHPVNMPVWLPVMRVHLAFACLALLSGAVNFPERLRRKRRKFHKRNGYLYVISVLIVSLTSGYMAPYATGGKAVSIAFNILNIIWPAFTLLAVMRIRKQRIVQHRQWMARSYALCFTNMLVHLLTYVLNQAVDISYPLSYTAAVYSAIIVLLAAAEIVVRVFFKGPVIR
- a CDS encoding TetR family transcriptional regulator; translated protein: MTPEHSEPAKLGLRERKKQKTRQTLQQQALRLFREQGYNATTIEQIAEASEISPSTFFRYFATKEALVLEDEYDPILIRAYQAQPPGMSPIQALGAAVREKFAEMTQAEKDGLRERRNLMFGVPELRAASLIQMNETLLLIAELAAERLDRSREDIEVLTFAGAVLGAMMAVQLHCFNHPEDDFVRVIDEALSHLEAGLPLARGERE
- the aroC gene encoding chorismate synthase — its product is MAGSSFGDVFKLTTFGESHGEAVGVIVDGVTPGLELDEAYIQVQMDRRKPGQSAVTSPRKEYDRIHIVSGMYEGRTTGTPLCILLYNQDMRPSAYDGMERTFRPGHADYTYLKKYGSRDHRGSGRASGRETAARVAAGAVARKLLEGRGVRVTAYTRSIGGITCEAYLPEEIENNSVRACDPDAAVRMAARIQALAAQGDSVGGIVECRISGAQAGLGEPVFDKLDADLAKAMLSIGAVKGIEFGAGFAAADMLGSEHNDPMNAEGFLSNHAGGILGGISTGADIVFRVAVKPTSSISVPQQTVDTQGEERTIRTEGRHDPCICPRIVPVIEAMACLVLEDHYKRQAAMHDQ
- a CDS encoding ankyrin repeat domain-containing protein encodes the protein MQAKNKKSMVLSIRLDETALQAVDLLVEAGLESNRSRAVSHLLTVGIQASEVLLLKAKALADDVAQLRSEMIEAVRSGSVDKVSELLNADPSLANASSDSGETAVLMAAYYRSMEIKQLLLDHGAELSVYEAAAVGNTQRVSEWLAQSPGLLGSCNSDGYTLLGLAAHFGNEETVEYLLDQGAEVNARSRDGNLNNMAIHAAIAGNYEPIVRLLIARGADVNAVCEGKWRLGFSTLHVAGYFGRSAMIPLLLSAGADRTLLTKEGQTAAEVAALRDHPEAAALLR
- a CDS encoding universal stress protein; translated protein: MSFSHILVAYDGGLPSVRALDRAVEMAQHFPSAQLTVVHVYSTAAVAVADSIVTVPSSVQRQQMHEAQEMLKDAEAKIAQLPAARAVLLEGSSGESIIRYANEQGIDLIVMGSRGLGGIREFVMGSISHYMLQHAAMPLLIVK
- a CDS encoding LysR family transcriptional regulator, whose translation is MMNLEWYRIFLHTAKAGNLTKAAQELHITQPSVSYAIKQMEGTLGVKLFDRLSKGVALTPEGASLLAFVEKSLSLLDAGERKIESLIKQTAGELRIGSSGPMIKHLLLPQLDKLRAGFPDIEIRLFQGKTAQIQAWLKDNRIDIGIVHLPADDPALSVRPLAAIQDCFVVGPRYRHMAAQPLTAADLAGIPLLLLSKGSSTRQFAEQWFAAQGVEIDAAIELNSSDMLIAFARQGYGAAIVTRASVLQLLQEGALFELRTAEAIPKRRVGVATRRGASLSIIGSYFMELLTAQAAEENSSLASP
- a CDS encoding DUF2277 domain-containing protein; translation: MCRNIKTLFNFDPPATEDEIQAASLQFVRKLSGFTQPSKANEEAFDLAIQEVTAAAEKLLRNLVTNSPQRNRQVEIERARIRSVKRFGPREN